Within Metabacillus sp. KUDC1714, the genomic segment GTTGTTTTGCCTGGTCCTATATTATTGTCCTTTACGAAGAGTTTACAGGTCACTGATAAGAACAAAAGCGCAAGCGCCTTGAACAGCATCGGGCAATTAAGACGCTCATGAATTGAAGGTGTTTTTAACCTTCAATTCTTGAGTGGCTTAGACCCAAGAGGGGCTAGGCGCTGGAACTGGATGCCAATCTCTTAGCAACAGTAATTGAATTTTATAATTTCCTGAATAATCGAGTAGGAGGGGGTGACTAACCCCCGACCTCTCACACCACCGTACGTACCGTTCGGTATACGGCGGTTCAAATTAAGTGTGACGTAAAGTTTCGTATCGTTCAGATAGACTTTTGAGACCCTCTTTTCTCCAGAAAGAGTTATTGAGGGCACGGTGAAGGATTGGACTACTGGTTATTCGCCAGTAGCCCTTTCTGCTATTTCCCCATTCATATGCTTTGTGTTTATCAATTCCTAGTCCTATAAGTTTCCTTATCCTTGTTTTAGGAAGTTTCCACTGTTTCCAGTAACACAATCTCAGTCTTCTTCGAATCCAACTTTCCAAACCTTTAAAGATACTTGGAGTATCTGCCAATGCGTAATACCCACACCAACCCACTAAATACTGATTTAATTTCTTTATTCTTACATCCATTGGTATCGGTGATTTTCTTGACGTTATTTCCCTAACCTTCTGTTTAAATCTCTTGATACTTTGTTTGGATATACGTATTTTCGGCTCTTTTCTGTTAGTAAAACTAAAGCCTAAGAATTTTCGGTTCCATGGTCGATCTACGGCTGATTTCTCACGATTTACCTTTAAACTAAGCTTCTTTTCAATGAAAGACGTTACACCCGCCATTGTTCGTAAGCCAGCTTTCTTAGATTTCACGTAAATATTACAATCATCCGCATACCTCACGAATTTATGCCCTCTATTCTCTAATTCTTTATCTAACAAATCTAGAATGATATTTGAAAGTAGTGGACTTAGCGGACCTCCTTGTGGAGTTCCCTCTGTATTTTGTGAGACCACGCCACCCATCATAATCCCGACATTGAGATATTTTCGAACAAGATTTAGTAGAACTTTATCGTCAATACGCTTTGACAGTAGCCCCATGAGTTTGTCATGGTTCACTTTATCGAAGAATTTCTCTAAGTCTATGTCGACTACCCACCTATAACCATCTTCGATGTATCTTTTCGCTTTCCGTACAGCGTCATGCCCTCGCCTTTGTGGACGAAACCCATAACTGTTTTCAGAAAATGTTGGGTCATGAATTGGGGTTAATGTTTGAGTAATCGCTTGTTGAATGAAACGGTCTATCACGGTAGGGATTCCTAGTAATCTAACTCCGCCGTTTGGTTTCGGGATTTCGACACGACGAACGGGTTGAGGTTCATAGGTTCCCTGTTGGAGAGACTTTCTCAATTCGTCCCAGTGCTCGACAATATACGAACGCAGGTATTGGGTCGACATCTTGTCTACACCGTGACTGCCTCCGTTACGTTCCACTCGTTTAAGAGCGTTCAGTAAGTTTTCTCGTGATAGAATTCGTTCCATTAACATTAAGATATATCCTCTCTACGTGAATGAGATGTTCTATTTGTGCCATTTGTAGCTCCACCCTCTTGAAGTCCCCTGTGTATTCACCACTTCTTCCTTCAAGTAAGTCTCGTAAGAGATTGTCTGCTTCTACACTACTTATGAACGCCTAGTTCTCATCCTTCCTAACTTGTTCAGTCCTTCCCTTTCATTCTCGAGTTTGAAAGGTACTATGACCTCTGCTGACTTCTGACTGTTCAGCTATCTATCACTAGATAGGTTACCA encodes:
- the ltrA gene encoding group II intron reverse transcriptase/maturase, encoding MLMERILSRENLLNALKRVERNGGSHGVDKMSTQYLRSYIVEHWDELRKSLQQGTYEPQPVRRVEIPKPNGGVRLLGIPTVIDRFIQQAITQTLTPIHDPTFSENSYGFRPQRRGHDAVRKAKRYIEDGYRWVVDIDLEKFFDKVNHDKLMGLLSKRIDDKVLLNLVRKYLNVGIMMGGVVSQNTEGTPQGGPLSPLLSNIILDLLDKELENRGHKFVRYADDCNIYVKSKKAGLRTMAGVTSFIEKKLSLKVNREKSAVDRPWNRKFLGFSFTNRKEPKIRISKQSIKRFKQKVREITSRKSPIPMDVRIKKLNQYLVGWCGYYALADTPSIFKGLESWIRRRLRLCYWKQWKLPKTRIRKLIGLGIDKHKAYEWGNSRKGYWRITSSPILHRALNNSFWRKEGLKSLSERYETLRHT